The uncultured Fretibacterium sp. genome includes the window ACAAACATCGAAAGTTCAAAAAGAAAAACGGACCCTTCCTTTCATCCTGCTTTGATTGCCCCCACAGGGCAGGCCCTGAGGCAGCGCATACAGCCGACGCACGCGGTCTCGTTCACCTCGGCGGCCCTCCCGGGGAGCGTCCGCATCGCCCCGACGGGGCAGGCTCTCCCGCACCGGCCGCAGGCCGTGCAGGCCTCCTTCCGAACGTGAGCCTTGAGTCCCGCTACGGACATTCCTCTCGATCAGGGGAAGAGCTGCAAG containing:
- a CDS encoding 4Fe-4S binding protein, producing the protein MSVAGLKAHVRKEACTACGRCGRACPVGAMRTLPGRAAEVNETACVGCMRCLRACPVGAIKAG